From Streptomyces sp. HUAS MG91, the proteins below share one genomic window:
- the rsmI gene encoding 16S rRNA (cytidine(1402)-2'-O)-methyltransferase: MTGTADSTGTPTGPDAGAQAGTLVLAGTPIGAVSDAPPRLAQELAVADVVAAEDTRRMKRLAQALGAQVGGRVVSYFEGNESARTPELVEALAGGARVLLVTDAGMPSVSDPGYRLVAAAVERGIRVTAVPGPSAVLTALALSGLPVDRFCFEGFLPRKAGERLSRLKEVAEERRTLVYFEAPHRLDDTLAAMVEAFGGERRAAVCRELTKTYEEIKRGPLKDLAEWAADGVRGEITVVVEGAPEKSAADLTPDELVRRVRVREEAGERRKEAIAAVATDAGLPKRVVFDAVVAAKNANRSTP, from the coding sequence GTGACAGGAACCGCAGATTCAACCGGAACGCCCACGGGGCCGGACGCCGGGGCGCAGGCCGGGACGCTCGTGCTGGCCGGGACGCCCATCGGGGCCGTCTCGGACGCCCCGCCGCGGCTCGCCCAGGAGCTGGCCGTCGCCGATGTCGTCGCCGCCGAGGACACCCGCCGCATGAAGCGGCTCGCACAGGCGCTCGGGGCACAGGTCGGCGGGCGCGTCGTGTCGTACTTCGAGGGCAACGAGAGCGCGCGCACGCCCGAGCTGGTCGAGGCGCTGGCGGGCGGCGCCCGGGTGCTGCTCGTGACCGACGCCGGGATGCCGTCGGTGTCCGACCCGGGCTACCGCCTGGTCGCGGCGGCCGTGGAGCGCGGCATCCGGGTCACTGCGGTCCCCGGCCCGTCCGCCGTGCTCACCGCCCTGGCCCTGTCCGGGCTGCCCGTCGACCGGTTCTGCTTCGAGGGCTTCCTGCCGCGCAAGGCCGGAGAGCGCCTTTCGCGCCTCAAAGAAGTGGCCGAAGAACGACGCACCCTCGTGTACTTCGAGGCCCCGCACCGCCTCGACGACACCCTCGCCGCGATGGTCGAGGCGTTCGGCGGCGAGCGCAGGGCCGCCGTCTGCCGCGAGCTGACCAAGACCTACGAGGAGATCAAGCGCGGCCCCCTGAAGGACCTCGCGGAGTGGGCCGCCGACGGCGTGCGCGGCGAGATCACGGTCGTCGTGGAGGGCGCCCCGGAGAAGTCCGCCGCCGATCTCACCCCCGATGAGCTGGTACGCAGGGTGCGGGTGCGCGAGGAGGCGGGGGAGCGGCGCAAGGAGGCCATCGCGGCGGTCGCGACCGATGCGGGGCTACCCAAGCGGGTCGTCTTCGATGCCGTGGTCGCGGCAAAGAATGCCAATCGGAGCACCCCATAG
- a CDS encoding serine hydrolase domain-containing protein: METAVNGTTDPRFEGIRTAFAENFTARGERGAAVVVYEHGHKVVDLWAGTRDVEGTGPAWEPGTAQILRSATKGVAAAALLLLHQRGALDLDAPVGTYWPQFKAHGKEDARVRDVLAHRAGVPALDRPLTPAEALDPERAAAAVAAQAPSWTPGADHGYHAQTYGWLTAELVRRVTGDDIGTFVAREIAAPAGADLWIGLPDAQAHRAGRVGPVEAPVTAGGLRARPSRRIAEAYGDPDSLTRRAFGSVDPAPDENDPAYRAGQLAGSNGIGTADGLARFYAALIGEVDGGRRLFTPETVHLARTEASSGPDRVLAVPSRFGLGYMLHGVASPLLSPHSFGHPGRGGALGLADPESGIALGYVTNGMRTGVTADPRAQALVRAVREAPDRHSGA, from the coding sequence GTGGAGACAGCAGTGAACGGCACGACGGACCCCCGATTCGAAGGCATACGCACCGCCTTCGCCGAGAATTTCACGGCCCGCGGTGAGCGCGGCGCCGCCGTCGTCGTCTACGAGCACGGGCACAAGGTCGTCGACCTGTGGGCCGGCACCCGCGACGTGGAAGGCACCGGGCCCGCCTGGGAGCCCGGCACCGCGCAGATCCTGCGCTCCGCCACCAAGGGCGTCGCCGCCGCCGCGCTGCTCCTGCTCCACCAGCGCGGCGCCCTCGACCTGGACGCGCCCGTCGGCACGTACTGGCCGCAGTTCAAGGCGCACGGCAAGGAGGACGCCCGGGTCCGCGACGTGCTCGCGCACCGCGCCGGGGTGCCCGCCCTCGACCGGCCGCTGACCCCCGCCGAGGCCCTCGACCCCGAGCGCGCCGCCGCGGCCGTCGCCGCGCAGGCCCCGTCCTGGACACCCGGCGCCGACCACGGCTACCACGCGCAGACGTACGGCTGGCTCACGGCCGAGCTGGTGCGCCGGGTCACCGGGGACGACATCGGCACCTTCGTCGCGCGGGAGATCGCCGCTCCGGCCGGCGCCGACCTGTGGATCGGGCTGCCGGACGCGCAGGCCCACCGGGCCGGCCGGGTGGGACCGGTCGAGGCGCCGGTCACCGCGGGCGGGCTGCGGGCGCGGCCCAGCCGCCGCATCGCCGAGGCGTACGGCGACCCGGACTCGCTCACCCGCCGCGCCTTCGGGTCCGTCGACCCGGCCCCGGACGAGAACGACCCGGCGTACCGGGCCGGGCAGCTCGCGGGCTCCAACGGCATCGGCACGGCGGACGGCCTCGCCCGCTTCTACGCCGCGCTCATCGGCGAAGTGGACGGCGGCAGGCGGCTGTTCACCCCGGAGACGGTCCATCTCGCCCGCACCGAGGCGTCCTCGGGTCCCGACCGGGTCCTGGCCGTCCCGTCCCGCTTCGGCCTCGGCTACATGCTGCACGGTGTCGCCTCCCCGCTGCTGTCGCCGCACTCCTTCGGCCACCCGGGCCGCGGCGGCGCCCTCGGCCTCGCCGACCCGGAGTCCGGCATCGCCCTCGGCTATGTGACGAACGGGATGCGCACGGGCGTCACCGCCGACCCGCGCGCTCAGGCGCTGGTCAGGGCCGTACGGGAGGCGCCGGACCGCCACAGCGGGGCGTAG
- a CDS encoding YbaK/EbsC family protein, with translation MTSSTESAGPRTAHPRFAEAVTSMGLADLLPRVRSFPEGARTAQEAADAIGCALSQICKSLIFAADGVPVLVLMDGASRVDVELVRRELDAAKVTRAKADVVREFTGYAIGGIPPFGHANRTRVLADRSLLAHDTVWAAAGTPHTVFPMAPADLIAHAGATVVDVRE, from the coding sequence ATGACGTCCTCCACCGAATCCGCCGGACCCCGTACCGCCCACCCCCGCTTCGCCGAGGCGGTGACCTCGATGGGCCTCGCCGACCTCCTGCCGCGCGTCCGCTCCTTCCCCGAGGGCGCCCGCACCGCGCAGGAGGCGGCGGACGCCATCGGGTGCGCGCTCAGCCAGATCTGCAAGTCGCTGATCTTCGCGGCGGACGGCGTGCCCGTACTGGTCCTCATGGACGGCGCCTCCCGGGTCGACGTCGAGCTGGTCCGGCGCGAGCTGGACGCCGCCAAGGTGACCCGCGCCAAGGCCGACGTGGTGCGGGAGTTCACCGGGTACGCGATCGGCGGCATCCCGCCCTTCGGGCACGCGAACCGGACCCGGGTGCTCGCCGACCGCTCGCTGCTCGCCCACGACACCGTGTGGGCGGCGGCCGGCACCCCGCACACCGTCTTCCCGATGGCACCCGCCGACCTGATCGCGCACGCGGGCGCCACGGTCGTGGACGTACGGGAATGA
- a CDS encoding SDR family NAD(P)-dependent oxidoreductase, with protein MTRFEGHAALVTGAGRGIGAAVAQRLAAEGASVLVTDIDLPGARETAAEIREQGGEAQEFGCDVGDKDSVRAAVAHAVDTFGRLDVLVNNAYGCHADAPLFEDEDDEGWARDLDLSLTGAYRCSRAALPHLVASGRGAIVNIGSVNGIQDFGNHAYSAAKAGLASLTRTLAGHAGPRGVRVNLVAPGTVRTRAWADGGRDPDSVRGLYPLGRVGEPEDIAAAVAFLASRDAAWVTGVVLPVDGGLTAVHTGFKGTSA; from the coding sequence ATGACACGTTTCGAGGGACACGCGGCCCTGGTCACCGGCGCCGGACGCGGTATCGGCGCCGCCGTCGCCCAGCGGCTCGCCGCGGAGGGCGCGAGCGTCCTCGTCACCGACATCGACCTCCCCGGCGCCCGCGAGACCGCCGCAGAGATCCGCGAACAGGGCGGTGAAGCACAGGAGTTCGGCTGCGACGTGGGCGACAAGGACTCCGTCCGGGCCGCCGTCGCGCACGCCGTCGACACCTTCGGCCGGCTGGACGTCCTGGTGAACAACGCCTACGGCTGCCACGCCGACGCCCCGCTGTTCGAGGACGAGGACGACGAGGGCTGGGCCCGCGACCTCGATCTCAGCCTCACCGGCGCCTACCGGTGCAGCCGCGCCGCCCTCCCGCACCTGGTCGCCTCCGGTCGCGGCGCCATCGTCAACATCGGCTCGGTGAACGGCATCCAGGACTTCGGCAACCACGCCTACAGCGCCGCGAAGGCCGGCCTGGCGTCGCTGACCCGCACCCTCGCCGGGCACGCGGGCCCGCGCGGTGTGCGGGTCAACCTCGTGGCGCCGGGGACGGTCCGCACGCGGGCCTGGGCGGACGGCGGCCGCGACCCGGACTCCGTACGGGGTCTCTATCCCCTCGGGCGGGTGGGGGAGCCCGAGGACATCGCGGCGGCCGTGGCGTTCCTGGCGTCCCGGGACGCCGCGTGGGTGACCGGGGTGGTGCTGCCGGTCGACGGCGGCCTCACCGCCGTCCACACGGGCTTCAAGGGCACGTCGGCCTAG
- a CDS encoding ABC transporter ATP-binding protein yields the protein MDAVTTASLDVSGLAFAYPDGHQALFGVDFSVARGERVALLGPNGAGKTTLVLHLNGILTGGAGTVKVAGMPVDKRNMAEIRRKVGIVFQDPDDQLFMPTVREDVAFGPAAAGMKGAELEARVHKALGLVGMAEYADRPPHHLSFGQRRRVAVATVLAMEPEILVLDEPSSNLDPASRRELADILRSLDVTVLMVTHDLPYALELCPRALILSGGVIAADGPTGDLLMDEDLMRAHRLELPFGFDPASVAGRR from the coding sequence ATGGATGCTGTGACTACTGCATCTCTCGACGTGTCCGGGCTCGCCTTCGCCTACCCCGACGGACACCAGGCCCTCTTCGGCGTCGACTTCTCCGTCGCCCGCGGCGAACGCGTCGCCCTGCTCGGCCCGAACGGCGCGGGCAAGACCACCCTGGTCCTGCACCTCAACGGCATCCTGACCGGCGGCGCCGGAACCGTGAAGGTCGCGGGCATGCCCGTCGACAAGCGGAACATGGCGGAGATCCGCCGCAAGGTCGGCATCGTCTTCCAGGACCCCGACGACCAGCTGTTCATGCCCACCGTCCGCGAGGACGTCGCGTTCGGCCCGGCCGCCGCCGGGATGAAGGGCGCCGAGCTGGAGGCACGGGTCCACAAGGCGCTCGGTCTGGTCGGCATGGCGGAGTACGCGGACCGGCCCCCGCACCACCTCTCCTTCGGCCAGCGCCGCCGGGTGGCCGTGGCGACCGTCCTCGCGATGGAGCCCGAGATCCTCGTCCTCGACGAGCCGTCCTCCAACCTCGACCCGGCCTCGCGCCGCGAACTCGCCGACATCCTCAGGTCGCTGGACGTGACGGTCCTGATGGTCACCCACGACCTGCCGTACGCGCTCGAACTCTGCCCGCGCGCGCTGATCCTCAGCGGCGGCGTCATCGCGGCCGACGGCCCCACCGGCGACCTCCTCATGGACGAGGACCTGATGCGCGCCCACCGCCTGGAGCTGCCCTTCGGCTTCGACCCGGCCTCCGTGGCGGGACGGCGCTGA
- a CDS encoding GNAT family N-acetyltransferase: MPGPGTELDDVLALASSEPVWRLSADAYREEAAQRQYRPEWTWAARDRDGRVLARALWWGQSDSAHPLALDCLATADEVPLAERAALAAALLEAGHRAFAEAGAQAPPLYNLLRLPGAWRDDPGCAAAVAWRREAARRAGLSVEVERLQFEWTPAEPLPAEPERLVFSPEPDDEVFLDAMTRVAEGTLDAQTVESEAASGREAAARESLRFYLDRPGRREWWRLAHTPDGALAGLAIPSATPYHRNVGYLGVVPELRGRGYVSEILAAITRFQAAEGADRVTATTDLGNRPMAQAFARAGYRNTETRINFSAPV, translated from the coding sequence GTGCCGGGACCCGGTACGGAACTGGACGACGTCCTCGCCCTGGCCTCGTCCGAGCCCGTGTGGCGGCTGTCCGCCGACGCGTACCGGGAGGAGGCCGCCCAGCGGCAGTACCGTCCGGAGTGGACCTGGGCCGCCCGGGACCGGGACGGCAGGGTGCTGGCCCGCGCCCTGTGGTGGGGGCAGAGCGACAGCGCGCACCCGCTCGCGCTGGACTGTCTCGCGACCGCCGACGAGGTGCCGCTCGCCGAGCGCGCCGCGCTGGCCGCGGCGCTCCTCGAAGCGGGACACCGGGCCTTCGCCGAGGCGGGCGCACAGGCCCCGCCGCTGTACAACCTCCTCCGCCTGCCCGGCGCGTGGCGCGACGACCCCGGGTGTGCCGCCGCCGTGGCCTGGCGCCGGGAGGCCGCCCGCCGCGCGGGGCTGAGCGTCGAGGTGGAGCGGCTCCAGTTCGAGTGGACGCCCGCGGAGCCGCTGCCCGCGGAGCCCGAACGGCTGGTGTTCTCCCCGGAGCCGGACGACGAGGTCTTCCTCGACGCGATGACGCGGGTCGCCGAGGGCACGCTCGACGCTCAGACCGTGGAGAGCGAGGCGGCGAGCGGCCGGGAGGCCGCCGCCCGCGAAAGCCTGCGGTTCTACCTCGACCGGCCCGGAAGGCGCGAGTGGTGGCGCCTCGCGCACACCCCGGACGGCGCCCTGGCCGGCCTGGCGATCCCCTCGGCCACCCCGTACCACCGCAACGTCGGCTACCTCGGCGTGGTCCCGGAACTGCGCGGCCGCGGCTACGTGTCGGAGATCCTCGCCGCCATCACCCGCTTCCAGGCCGCGGAGGGCGCGGACCGCGTCACGGCCACGACCGATCTCGGCAACCGCCCGATGGCGCAGGCGTTCGCCCGCGCCGGCTACCGGAACACGGAAACCCGGATCAACTTCTCCGCTCCGGTGTAG
- a CDS encoding penicillin-binding transpeptidase domain-containing protein translates to MEGSGSRDGSSASADEKPRIRTGPPSAKEIRTAADGFLTAWQQGDAAKAAAYTDDAAAAEKALTGLTKDAHLTGVKLTPGQRTGTKVPFHVTSTVAYDPSASDKGKAGTGEKLSKPLAYDSSLTAVRRKRDGKVLVGWQPSVLHPELHDGDRLVTGEAGDPPVKAVDRDGGELDVKKYPSLATVVDGLREKFGKTAGGTAGVELRIVRKASSKKNAQPDKTLLALSEGTPGKVTTTLSPTLQAAAEKQVASRKRASVVVIRPSTGEILAVANSSPGFNTAFQGSLAPGSTMKVITSSLLLEKGLAGVDKEHPCPKYFTYGHWKFQNDDKFQIKNGTFKASFARSCNTAFISQAPKLDNDSLTKQAQQVFGLGMNNWAVGVSSFDGSVPVQSDAQMAASLIGQGGVRMNPLNMASVAATVKNGTFHQPYLVSPDVDHRTLAKASRSLSAKTLADLRELMHYTAVAGTAVEPMSGLGSDMGAKTGSAEVDGQKQPNGWFTAYRGDLASAAVVQAGGHGGDSAGPVVRQMLLTGG, encoded by the coding sequence ATGGAGGGCTCCGGGAGCCGCGACGGCAGCTCGGCGTCGGCCGACGAGAAGCCGAGGATCAGGACGGGCCCGCCCTCCGCCAAGGAGATCCGCACGGCGGCCGACGGCTTCCTGACCGCCTGGCAGCAGGGCGACGCGGCGAAGGCGGCCGCGTACACCGACGACGCGGCGGCCGCCGAGAAGGCGCTCACCGGCCTCACCAAGGACGCCCACCTCACCGGGGTGAAGCTGACGCCGGGGCAGCGGACGGGCACGAAGGTGCCGTTCCACGTGACGTCGACGGTCGCCTACGACCCGAGCGCGTCCGACAAGGGCAAGGCCGGCACGGGCGAGAAGCTGAGCAAGCCCCTCGCCTACGACTCCTCGCTCACGGCCGTGCGCCGCAAGCGCGACGGCAAGGTGCTCGTCGGCTGGCAACCGTCCGTCCTGCACCCGGAGTTGCACGACGGCGACCGGCTCGTCACCGGCGAGGCCGGCGATCCGCCGGTGAAGGCCGTCGACCGGGACGGCGGCGAGCTGGACGTGAAGAAGTACCCGTCGCTCGCCACCGTCGTGGACGGGCTGCGCGAGAAGTTCGGCAAGACCGCGGGCGGCACGGCCGGTGTCGAACTGCGCATCGTGCGCAAGGCGTCGTCGAAGAAGAACGCCCAGCCGGACAAGACCCTGCTCGCCCTCTCCGAGGGCACGCCCGGCAAGGTCACGACCACGCTCTCGCCCACGCTCCAGGCGGCGGCCGAGAAGCAGGTCGCCTCGCGCAAGCGGGCCTCGGTGGTGGTGATCCGGCCGTCGACCGGCGAGATCCTCGCCGTCGCCAACTCCAGCCCGGGCTTCAACACGGCCTTCCAGGGCTCCCTGGCGCCTGGCTCGACGATGAAGGTCATCACCTCGTCGCTGCTCCTGGAGAAGGGGCTGGCGGGGGTGGACAAGGAGCACCCGTGCCCGAAGTACTTCACGTACGGGCACTGGAAGTTCCAGAACGACGACAAGTTCCAGATCAAGAACGGCACGTTCAAGGCCAGCTTCGCCCGGTCCTGCAACACGGCCTTCATCAGCCAGGCGCCGAAGCTGGACAATGACTCGCTGACCAAGCAGGCGCAGCAGGTCTTCGGGCTCGGCATGAACAACTGGGCGGTGGGCGTGTCCAGTTTCGACGGCTCGGTGCCCGTGCAGTCGGACGCGCAGATGGCCGCCTCGCTGATCGGGCAGGGCGGCGTGCGGATGAACCCGCTGAACATGGCGTCGGTCGCGGCGACCGTGAAGAACGGCACCTTCCACCAGCCGTACCTCGTCTCGCCGGACGTCGACCACCGCACGCTCGCGAAGGCCTCGCGCTCGCTGTCCGCCAAGACGCTGGCGGATCTGCGGGAGCTGATGCACTACACGGCGGTCGCGGGCACGGCCGTCGAGCCGATGTCCGGGCTCGGCTCCGACATGGGCGCGAAGACCGGCTCGGCGGAGGTCGACGGACAGAAGCAGCCGAACGGCTGGTTCACGGCGTACCGCGGTGACCTGGCGTCGGCGGCCGTGGTGCAGGCGGGCGGCCACGGCGGCGACTCGGCGGGCCCGGTCGTCCGGCAGATGCTCCTCACCGGCGGCTGA
- a CDS encoding phospholipid carrier-dependent glycosyltransferase: protein MAAPQASAWLRGLRRFGYRGPEAEGGAEARDGAVSERLVPSYPAPSSRLWASFGLSRFTAGQLSRLVGWGGPLLVTLVAGLLRFWNLGSPKAVIFDETYYAKDAWALIHRGFEVNWPKDANDLILKNNGDIPLPTDASYVVHPPVGKYVIGIGEWLFGFDPFGWRFMTALLGTLCVLMVCRIGRRIFRSTFLGCLAGVLLTVDGLAFVMSRTALLDSVLVFFVVAAFGCLVVDRDRTRERMAAALPVDEYGLVRPDAHIAETLRLGRRPWRLLAGLCLGLAAGTKWNGFIYVAFFAVLTVLWDVGTRRVAGAERPYLAVLKHDVFPAFLVTVPVAVATYLLSWLGWILSPDDGTGGYFRDWAVTAGKGGHFTWLPDWVRSLWHYEHEVWNFNTHLTSAHTYQSNPWSWMVDGRPVSYFYESPAAGQDGYPADATEKCAREVLALGTPLLWWAACFAVLFLLWRWLFRRDWRAGAIACAIAAGYLPWFNYQERTIFYFYAVVFAPFLCLALAMMLGGIIGRPGSSERRRMVGAASAGVLVLLIVWNFVYFWPIYTGTAIPIDSWRSRMWLDTWV, encoded by the coding sequence CTGGCGGCCCCGCAGGCCTCGGCGTGGCTGCGTGGTCTGCGCAGGTTCGGCTACCGGGGCCCGGAGGCGGAAGGGGGCGCGGAGGCCAGAGACGGCGCCGTCAGCGAGCGCCTCGTGCCGTCGTACCCCGCGCCGTCGTCGCGGCTGTGGGCGTCGTTCGGGCTCAGCCGGTTCACCGCCGGTCAGCTGTCCCGGCTCGTGGGCTGGGGCGGCCCGCTGCTCGTCACGCTCGTCGCGGGGCTGCTGCGTTTCTGGAATCTCGGCAGCCCGAAAGCCGTGATATTCGACGAGACGTATTACGCCAAGGACGCGTGGGCGCTCATCCACCGCGGATTCGAGGTGAATTGGCCCAAGGACGCCAATGACCTGATCCTGAAGAACAATGGCGATATCCCGCTGCCGACCGATGCCTCGTACGTCGTGCATCCGCCGGTCGGCAAGTACGTCATCGGGATCGGCGAATGGCTGTTCGGATTCGATCCGTTCGGCTGGCGGTTCATGACGGCGCTGCTCGGCACCCTGTGCGTGCTGATGGTGTGCCGGATCGGCCGCCGCATCTTCCGCTCGACGTTCCTCGGCTGCCTCGCCGGGGTGCTGCTCACGGTGGACGGGCTGGCGTTCGTGATGAGCCGCACCGCGCTGCTCGACTCGGTGCTGGTGTTCTTCGTGGTGGCGGCCTTCGGCTGCCTGGTCGTCGACCGGGACCGGACCCGGGAACGGATGGCGGCGGCGCTGCCGGTGGACGAGTACGGCCTGGTCCGCCCCGACGCGCACATCGCGGAGACGCTGCGCCTGGGCCGGCGCCCGTGGCGGCTGCTCGCCGGGCTCTGCCTGGGCCTGGCCGCCGGCACGAAGTGGAACGGCTTCATCTACGTGGCCTTCTTCGCCGTGCTGACGGTGCTGTGGGACGTCGGTACGCGCCGGGTGGCGGGCGCCGAACGCCCGTATCTCGCCGTGCTCAAGCACGATGTGTTCCCGGCGTTCCTCGTCACGGTTCCGGTCGCGGTCGCCACGTATCTGCTGTCCTGGCTCGGCTGGATCCTCTCCCCCGACGACGGCACCGGCGGCTACTTCCGCGACTGGGCGGTGACCGCGGGCAAGGGCGGCCACTTCACCTGGCTGCCCGACTGGGTGCGCAGCCTGTGGCACTACGAGCACGAGGTCTGGAACTTCAACACCCACCTGACCTCCGCGCACACCTACCAGTCCAACCCGTGGAGCTGGATGGTCGACGGCCGCCCGGTCTCGTACTTCTACGAGTCACCGGCGGCGGGCCAGGACGGCTATCCGGCGGACGCGACGGAGAAGTGCGCCCGCGAGGTCCTCGCCCTCGGCACCCCGCTGCTGTGGTGGGCGGCCTGCTTCGCCGTGCTCTTCCTGCTGTGGCGCTGGCTGTTCAGGCGCGACTGGCGGGCGGGCGCGATCGCGTGCGCCATCGCCGCGGGCTACCTCCCCTGGTTCAACTACCAGGAGCGGACGATCTTCTACTTCTACGCGGTCGTCTTCGCGCCGTTCCTCTGCCTGGCGCTGGCGATGATGCTGGGCGGGATCATCGGCAGGCCGGGTTCGAGCGAACGCCGCCGCATGGTCGGGGCGGCGAGCGCCGGCGTGCTCGTCCTGCTGATCGTGTGGAACTTCGTGTACTTCTGGCCGATCTACACGGGCACCGCGATCCCGATCGACTCGTGGCGGTCGCGGATGTGGCTCGACACGTGGGTGTAG
- a CDS encoding penicillin-binding transpeptidase domain-containing protein, translated as MRKGVKVAIVGGVFTVMVGGAGYGAYNIVSAVTGDGGSSSLGGSQAKRTGPPTGDEIKETSHKFLSAWSKNDPDEAAHYTNNADGALAAIEGWHDEAFITRTVLTPGKAVGAKVPFKVRATVTYDKKSRTLEYASSLTVVRGETTGRALVDWEPSVLHPDLRKGDKLVTGEAAAPPIEAVDRNGAVLTAGKYPSLGPVLDQLRAKYGDETGGSPGVETSIERTAADGTTTTAKTLVTLAKGRPGRLRTTISASAQAAAEQAVTKFPKAAVVAVSPTTGGVLAVANHGYGEFNAAFSANRAPGSTMKIITAAALLDNAVLPSMNAKAPCADSVLALGQTFHNLKGMAPDANATLSSSFQRSCNTSFIKLSDDLGADKFAAEATRRFGLGKDQDWQTGIPSFDGNVPVNGDSQDPAGMIGQGNVQMNPLNMASVTATAITGTFRQPILVAREYGDRKLATAQGLPAPTVAQLRAMMHATATSPIGTATQAMAGVPGVIGAKTGSAESDGQAVSDSWFTGYRDGVATAAAMVENGGHGGTAAGPIVATVLKNAG; from the coding sequence ATGCGCAAGGGGGTCAAGGTCGCCATCGTCGGCGGGGTGTTCACCGTGATGGTGGGCGGCGCCGGGTACGGGGCCTACAACATCGTGTCGGCCGTCACGGGGGACGGCGGTTCGTCGTCGCTGGGCGGGTCGCAGGCCAAGCGGACCGGGCCGCCGACGGGCGACGAGATCAAGGAGACGTCGCACAAGTTCCTGTCGGCGTGGTCGAAGAACGACCCGGACGAGGCGGCGCACTACACGAACAACGCCGACGGCGCCCTGGCGGCGATCGAGGGCTGGCACGACGAGGCGTTCATCACGCGCACCGTGCTGACGCCGGGCAAGGCGGTCGGCGCCAAGGTGCCGTTCAAGGTGAGGGCCACGGTCACCTACGACAAGAAGAGCCGGACGCTGGAGTACGCGTCGTCGCTGACGGTCGTACGCGGCGAGACCACGGGCCGCGCGCTGGTCGACTGGGAGCCGTCCGTGCTCCACCCGGACCTGCGCAAGGGCGACAAGCTCGTCACCGGTGAGGCGGCGGCGCCCCCCATCGAGGCCGTGGACCGCAACGGGGCGGTGCTGACCGCCGGGAAGTACCCCTCCCTCGGCCCGGTCCTCGACCAGCTGCGCGCCAAGTACGGGGACGAGACCGGGGGTTCGCCGGGCGTGGAGACGTCCATCGAGCGGACGGCCGCCGACGGCACGACGACGACCGCCAAGACGCTGGTGACGCTCGCCAAGGGCAGGCCCGGCAGGCTCCGTACGACGATCAGCGCGAGCGCGCAGGCCGCGGCCGAGCAGGCCGTGACGAAGTTCCCCAAGGCCGCCGTGGTGGCGGTGAGCCCGACGACCGGCGGGGTCCTCGCGGTCGCCAACCACGGGTACGGGGAGTTCAACGCCGCGTTCTCGGCGAACCGCGCGCCCGGCTCCACGATGAAGATCATCACCGCGGCGGCGCTGCTCGACAACGCTGTCCTGCCGTCGATGAACGCGAAGGCGCCCTGCGCCGACTCGGTGCTGGCGCTGGGCCAGACCTTCCACAACCTCAAGGGCATGGCGCCGGACGCGAACGCGACGCTCAGCAGCAGCTTCCAGCGGTCCTGCAACACCTCCTTCATCAAGCTCTCCGACGACCTGGGCGCCGACAAGTTCGCGGCCGAGGCGACCCGGCGGTTCGGGCTCGGCAAGGACCAGGACTGGCAGACCGGCATCCCGTCCTTCGACGGCAACGTCCCGGTCAACGGCGACTCGCAGGACCCGGCCGGGATGATCGGCCAGGGCAATGTGCAGATGAACCCGCTGAACATGGCGTCCGTCACCGCGACCGCCATCACCGGCACGTTCCGCCAGCCGATCCTCGTCGCCCGCGAGTACGGCGACCGCAAGCTGGCCACCGCGCAGGGCCTGCCGGCGCCGACCGTGGCCCAGCTCAGGGCGATGATGCACGCCACGGCGACCTCGCCGATCGGCACGGCCACCCAGGCGATGGCCGGGGTGCCCGGGGTCATCGGCGCCAAGACGGGCTCGGCGGAGAGCGACGGGCAGGCGGTGTCCGACTCCTGGTTCACCGGCTACCGAGACGGGGTCGCGACCGCCGCCGCGATGGTGGAGAACGGCGGTCACGGGGGTACCGCGGCCGGTCCCATCGTGGCGACGGTGCTGAAGAACGCCGGGTGA